The genomic stretch CTCACAGGCTCCCAGCTCCAGCTTACGCCTCCCATCCCAGACCCTTGTTCAACATCTGTTCCTCAATTCCTTAGATTTCACCTCTCATCCCTAATCTCTCAGCCCACTGTCCAGCTCCATACTCAAGCCCCTCAGCCCCTACCTCCTGGATTCTCCAAAACCCCAAATCTCCAGTCTGCTAATACTCAACTCTCGAATTCCCTGGTCTCCAAAGCCTCTGAACTCCTCAAGGTCAAAGCCCCCAATTTCCTGACAACCAACTGCCAGAGTACTGCCCACCCAGAGGCACATTATGCAATGTTTGGGGGcagttttgcaaaaaaaaaaaaatgcctgaaaTGTCCCCCATTGGGAAACTGAAAATCCAGAGTAACCGCTCCCCAGTTCAAACCATCTTGCTCCCCAGGGAGAGGGACGCCCAGGCCCTGGCCATGTGGGGTCCTGACCACCAGGTCCTTGAACACTGCCCGCAGGGGGGCTGTGGAGACACGCCAGGCCGAGCGGGTGTTGTTGATTTGTAGCTCCACGGTGCAGCCCAGCGACGCTATCACCTCATTGAGGTTGTACCGCAGGTTGGCTATTGGCCCTGGGGGAAGAGGCTCCAGTAGGTCACCTTTATCAAGCCTGTTCCTAACTCCTGCTCTCCATGGAGTGACCACCTTCTAGAAGTCTATGAGATGTCATTTCATTCAACCCTGATATTTTCACCTGTATAAACAAAGGAGTCCCAGGGATGACTCTCAGGGCATGGGGGCACACGGCGAGTTGGAGTAGCTGGGATTAGAAGGTGGACTCCTGACTCCCCACCCTTTTTACTTCGCCAGGCCTGGCTCCCAGTCGATGGCCCACCCAGGGTCACTGCTTCAGTGCCACTAACTGGCACCCAGGGGCACACACTCACCTGCATAGATGGCGGCAAAGGCATATCCCAGCACAAAGAGCCTGCCCTCTCTGCCCAGCATCTTGGGTATTAGCAGGAGGCTGGCACAGCGGATATGAGGGGACGTCCCCCAGCCCATGGCCCCCAAGCCTGTCAGGAGAGCCCAGGAGATGGTGGGGCAGGGTGAGGACGCTGCTTTGCCTTCCATGTCTACCAGTGCCCCCGCCTGCCACAATTCCCTTCTGGAATCACCACCTTCCTGCCCTTATCCCATTTACACTGACTCTGATAGAACCTCCACGTCACCAGGTTactcaattattcattcattcattcattcattcattcaacagccaTTGACAGAGTTCAATTGTGTACCACCCTCTAGAAGGGGAGAGACGGCTAGATACTGAAAAGTCAATTGACATTGTGAGTATATATGAGTATATTTGTGTTAGGGAAGGGGGTCAATACTTTGTGATCCATCCTGGGCTCAGACTTACCCTAAGTGCTAAGGGAgcagagagagcaagagaaaaatTCTGGAAATGGGTCTGGGTGCTCAGAGCAGTCAGAAGAGAGGTCTGAGCCCACCTGGATACCCCCCATGCTCTGACACCTTCAGCACTGGTGATCTCAGCCCCTAATTTTAGCCCTTAATCATGTACCACCCGGTGTGTTTTAGCAGTTTCACATATGTCTCCCTGTGGTCTCTGCAAGGAGACCTGAACTCCTGGAAGCTCATAATccagggagagagacagacatgTAAACAAATGACTACAACACGATGTGTTAAGTGCATAAGGGAGGTGCTTCTAAAGGGCTGTGGGAGCCGAAGAGGGAGTGGGTATTTCTGCaggcaggggtggggctgggaaggCTGGACAAAGGAGATGATGTGTCAGCTGGGCCTGGAAGATGAGTAAGTGTTGTTAGGAGGAGCAGACGACATTCCAGGCCCAAGCAACAGCATAAGCTGGTCAGAGAACCTAGAAGATTCCTGTGTTGATGGAGTGTTCGCTCAGCCATCGCCAAAGCAAACCCCAAATATTTACATTTCCCTCCATTGCCACTGCCCATCATCTCTCACTTGGGCTATAGCCTCCTAACTAGTCCCCCCACTTCCTCTCTTAccactttatatttaaaaatttcacacagcagccagagtgatcttgtAAAAACCTTAATCAGATCATGTTCCTTCCCCACTTAAAACCATCCAGTGACTTCCTTACCACACTTGGGAAAAATCCAAACTCCCTTGTCATGGTCTACAGACCCtcatgatctggcccctgcctgcctTCTGAAGTGCTCTGCGGCTGCTCGGCCCTCCACCCACCAGGTCCACCCACCCAGGCCTTGCTGTTCTTTGCACATGCCAAGTTCATTCATCCTCTCAGGTCTTTGCCCCCTGCCAGGGGCACTCCTCCCCAGATTCTTCATGTGGCTGGCTCCACCCAGTCATACAAGTTTGTTGCAAGCCCTGTCAGGTGCcacccaacaattttttttcctgcttgctTCCTTGCTAACACAACTTGGGGTTTGTTCAAGGGCAATGGTctggccctgccctggccccaggGGGTAAATCTGGGTCTGTCTAACCCAATCAAGTTGAAAGGGACTTGTTCTGTGGTCTTGGCCTCTTGACCAAAGCCTCAAGCTGAGGATGATCGttgtcaagtagatgttctccattcaAAAGAGAACCTCACGTTGCTTCAGATATCCTCTCCGGGCTTACGGTAGAACCAAACTAATCCCTCACCCCTCTATCCCAACCAGTGTATATGAAGATAAGGCCAGAAATCTGAGATTTTTGGAAGCCGAGACAAGCTGCTGGAGTAGGCAGTCTTAGGAGGAGAGGATGGGTGTTCCCTTCTTCATGTCAAGGGAGGAGGTCCCAGAGACTGTTGAGCTGCAGGACCGACTCATAGGGCCACTTCAAGGCTGCCACCAGTGCAGAGAGCTCCAGAAAGTGCATGGGAGAACTCAGTAGAGGCTCTCCCAGaatgtggggggaagggggacaTGGAGACCGGTACATGCTTCTCATCATGGCAAAAGAGAAGGCAGGCAACAGGTGCCCTGCCTCCCCAGTTTGGCTGGGGAAGGATGTCTGCCTTTCCTCTGGGGCAAGTGAACACTGCAGACAGCAACAGGCCCTGAACAAGAGGGCAGCCTGCTTGGGGAAGGGTCCAAAAGTAAGAAGCTGTGGGTGGCCTGCAGGAACTGGGGGGAAGGGGCTTCATGCGAGGTCACCTGAAGAGAGCATTGCCCTCAGCAGGAAACTGGGCACTGCCGCAGTCTATACAGAGCCACCCAGGACCCCCAAGGTGGCCAGTGGGTCAAATGCCGGCCACACAGAGGGTACCGGCAGTGGAATTATAGCAGCGTCGGTGGCTTAAGACTTTTGTCCCTTTTCCTCTAATTCTTCTAATTCCCCTTCTGACATCAAAAGAGCCAGAagggaaggaaatggagaaaaatgtgaAAGAGCAGGCCAAGCTCCCTTTTCTACTGCAGGACCCTGCTCCAGGGATCAGGCCTGAATTGCTGGTGGGAGGAGGAAGATGCTTGGGAATGGATGTAAGACTGAAATTTTGATACAGACTGCCCTAAAAATAAGGCATGGTTACTGAAGCGGGTCTAAGTCTTCTAATTGAAAAATAACCAGAAAGCTAAGGGTCTGCTTCATTGGTCATCAATAGGCAAAGCATGTTTGAACACAGTGGGTAGGGAAAATTAGTTTCCTGTTGGTATCCCATGGAGGTTAGTCCATTCAATAAACTGGTGAAGTTGCTGATTCTATTCCCCTTGCCTGGAATGGATTTGGGAAAGGGCATGTGCTGCAGTTCTGACCAATGAGAAGTGGAGGGCAGTCTTCTGGGGGATTCTGGGAAAGTTTTCTTTGACCCTAAAAAAGAGACACGAGGAAGGGATGTAACTGCCTCTGTTTTCTGGTCTTACGACTTGTTGTGTGAAGATGTGATGCTGGAGTAGCTCTTATTTTGTGACCTGAAGAGGAGTGGCTGACAGGCCAAAGACGGCAGAGAGGGAAGACAAAGGAACCGGGGTCCTTGGTGGGACTGCTGAGCTGCTGGATTGTCCAAACCCTGTAAATCCCCCACCTTGAGACTTTCTgttatgtgagataataaacTTTGTCTACTACTTGGCCACTTCTAGGTGGATTTTCTATTCTTGTAGCCCAACACTTCCTGATTCAAGGTTTCctttcaaatgtcaccttctccaagaagccttccctgactactCAAGCTACACTAGCTCCCCAGTTGTTTTCAATTACATCCccctgttttacatttttcatagccTTTGTCGCCATCAGAAATGCccttctttatttatttgtccatttattGTCTAACTCGCtccactagactgtaaactccaaAAGAGCTGGTACTTCTCAATCTTGTTCACTGATGAATCCTCAGCAGGTGCgtaataaatgttaaatgaatgaatgaatttaatttcTCAGAAAGAGCAGGAAATGAGTCCAGGAAGGTCAGGAGAGATGGGGATTATGAGGGGTCCCGGGGTTTGGCCTATATCATGCGGGCAATGGGGAGTCCCTCATACTGGGGAGtctccttgagggcaaggacaGTGTCTCCTCCTCAGACTGGGGCCCTCCCCCAAAGTCTAGGAAAAAGCTGAAGCCACAAGGGATGCTTGGGCACAGAAGAAACAATCTCTGAGTCCTCTCTGGGCATCCAGGACTGGGCCGCCCTCCACAAGCCTCTTGAGTGTCCCTGGCGTTTGCCCAGCACTAACCTGCCAGACTGTACATCATCACCATCTTCTGATCTTCATAGATGTTCATTGGGTTcaccaggagctgaaagagacCTAGGGGCACAGAATCAAGCTAAAGGTCAAAATACAGATCCCGcgctgcctccccccaccccgacccCTGATCTTCTGCTTCCACACTCACCTATGGCCAGGATCCCCCCGGTACCTGCCCCCAGCAGGAAAGCAGTGATGGGAAACTCCCCCGGCTGACGCCACAAGAACTGTTTACACGACACGGGCAGCCCCCAGCTCAGGAACCTCTGCACCGCTGAAGAGTCAAACGGATTAGTTCAGCAGGGCCAACAACCCTCTCTTCTGGCTGGGATGTGGCTCGTTAGGATTAGGGGCTTGTGGGGGGAGAAGGGGTAGGGAATTGCGGGGAAGTAGATGAGGGTGGCAGGAACttgaggcattctggaggaggatGAGGGACCCTGAAGAAGTGAGGCAGGTatgaggcagaaaaaaggaaagtggggggagggcactagaagagaggggcaggggctgggggactCCAAGAGGGGGAAAAGGGTGGGGGATCTCTGCAGGAGAGACTGGATGAGAGGAGTAGGGACCGGGGGCTTCTGGGAAGAGGCCAGGGTCTCTGATGGCTGACTCACTGGTGTGGGGTGGTTTCCTTCCTTGTCTGTTCGCTCCATCCTGATCAGGTTTGACATCCATAAGTCTGCCCTAGGGCACCCCGTCTCACCCCAGCAGTCTCAGGGATCTCCTTGGACATGAGATTCTGGCAAGAGAAGGAGCTTGCAGAGCCAAGGCAGCCACTAACAGCAGTGTCCGACCCTGCTCTGGGGCAGACATCTCCATCAGAACCAGAACCTGTGTCCTCTGCCTTCCCCACAGCGTTTGTCCAAGATCTGTGTCTTTTGATCCCTCTGCTCTGAGATATGGGGAAGAAGATTAGAGACCTACCTGTCCCCAACCTTATCCTTGGAACTGGATAAGGGGATTCTAAGAAGCACACAGTAAGAGCCCTCCGGAACCTTAGAATATGGTGAGAAATTCCACGACCCTTTAAGAGCCACAGAACCTGGTGGGCATCTCCTGGAGACATTTGGTCTCAGCAGCCATGCCCAACGTCCTGAAGAATGTCTTGCCAACCTTGGGGGTTGAGGAGCCCAGCATGGTGCAGTCCGTGGTCCGCAGCCTGGGAGGCTTTGCCCTGGGCTTGTCCTTGGCCACGGCCTATGGGCTCCTGGAGCTGCTGGCGATGGGGCACAGCCCCTGGAGCTGCCTGGTGGGCACCCTCACTTTGGCCGCCTTCCTCAGCCTGGGCCTGGGCTTCTCTCGCCAAGTGCGAGTCACTGTCTtcctgctgctgccccaggccttcTCCAGTGAGCCTGGCATCCggttgggggtgagggtggggctggAGGGACGACGGGTCCTGAGGCAGGGGCTGCGGCACGAGGGAGCCTGGGGGAGAGGGCTGGCTGAGGGAAATATTCTGAAGGCTTGGGTGAGGGACTTGTCTGTTCAGCTGTGTGCGGGGCTGGGATCCTGGTTCTGATGGGGACCTCTCTCCAGGGCAGGGCCGGACCCTCCTGTTGGTGGCTGCCTTTGGGTTAGTGCTGCTAGGGCCTTGTGCCAACACCCTTCGCAACTTCACCCGGGCCAGCGAGGCCGTGGCCTGTGGGGCGGAGCTGGCCCTGAACCAGACCACTGAAGTGCTGCAGCGGGTCAAGCAGCCCTTAGTCAGTAAGGCCCCCCGGTCCCGCACTGGCCCCCAAGTCCCCTTTGTCCTGCGTGTTCCGTAGGCCTCTGGCTCCCTCCTTCTCTGCTGTTATTGGGTCCTGGAAAGGACCCTCTGGGCCCAGTTAGACTCCTTCATCCTTGCTCTCTGCCAGATTAACACTCTCCCAGACCTGAGTGTCCAGGCTCCCCACCTCTGGGGTAGCAGCCCCCTTTCCTATCCCTACCCCAGGGTCAGTGGATGAGGCCCCACAGTGCCCCCCTGACCCACAGGTGCCCTGAATAAGATTAAAGCTATTGCCCAGAAGGCTAAAATGGTGGCCGACCGGATCCGCAAGTTTTTTCGGTCCATCATTGATGGTGTGAAGCATATAGGTCAGCATATTAGCATGTCTGGgtcttttggggggtggggagtgggatggGAGGCCTCTTCCTGCCCCTCCTGGGGGCTGACTGGTACCCCCCAGATACAGCAAAGCTGGGCCCCTGGCTACCGGCCTCTCCAGCTCTGGGTACAACCCTGGTGTTCCTCAGTCCTCTGAGAAGACGCTGCAGGACTCCGGTCCCTGGTGCCAATCCCACACTCCTCCCCAGCCAGGGCCCTGCGGAATGTGTGGTATTGGCTGGTGCACATTGGGGAAGTGTGCAACGCGGAGCTGGGCAGCCCGTACTCCAAGTGCGCTCGGATCTTCGATGATGCCAAGGACAACTGCATGAAAGTCATACCACAAGCCTACCACCTGTGCTACGTGCTCATGCCCTTCAAGCTGGCGCTCTGTGGACTTGCCAGCGGTGAGGCCAGGGGGCTACCTGGAGGGAGGAGCTAACAGGGGGCGGGACCAGTGTAGGCATCAATCGGAAGGGCAGGCTCAGGGCGACCAACAGGGGATGAGCAATATGGGGCCACATGGTTGGCAAGCCCAGTAGGGGGAGGGGGCAAAAGGGAAGGACCAATGGACGTTGGGCAAGAGGGAGAGGCCAAAAGGTTTCAAGTCAGTATGGAGGCCAAGAAGGAGAAGCAAAAAGCGAAGAAGGAGGGGCGGTTAGAAGAGGGTCCCTGGAGGTGGAGGTGGCTGCTTGCATGCCTCCGCCCCAAATCTTGACACAGTGTCCGGCTCTCAGTGGCCCAGGTGTTCTGCATCATCCCACGGTACATCCAGCCCTTCCTGCGCAAGACAATCGGCACCCGTGAGTGAGCCCCCTCCTGGCTCCTGCAGTCTCTGGTGCTGCTGGGGGTCTCCCCTCTTCACCCTGCCATGGGCAGCCCGGGAGAGTCCCGAGTCCACGGATGGGAATGCATGAACGTGGAAGGACTGCAAGGGGTTCCCCAGGTCAACACCAGTGCTGTAGAGATGAGGCCCAGCAAACGAAGGGGACCTCACCAAAGCTTGACTTTAGGGCAGAAGCTGGGACTAGAACCAGAGCCTCCTGCACCCCAGAGCTGGTCACTGAAATCATTCATTGATTGGCTTAACATACCTTTATGGagtctactgtgtgccaggcgtGGAGCCGGGCGCTGGGGATGCTGTCGATGGCACAGACACATGGAGCCTTTGAGCTCCTCCTCAATCCACCACAGGTCCAGATGCTGAGGGTGCCTGGCTGGTGTGTGAGCCATGGGGTACCCGGGCTCCCCTGGGCCCCTCCTAACTGTCCCCGTTCATATCTCTCCCTGAACCTGCTGGCTCCAGCGGTGAAGAAGTTGATTAACCGGGTGCGTCGGGAGTTTGAGTTCAACATGACAGCCACCCACCGCTTCTCTGTGAATCTCAATGCCTCTCGGAGCCTGTCCCAGGTCGCTGTGGACCTCCACGAGGCTGTCAGCATGAAGCTGTACCACATCCGGGAGGCCCTGGCTGTGATGGGCTACACCACGCCACTGCTGATCACGTTTCTCTACCTCGAGTGAGGGGCTGTGGGGCGGGTCTGGGGCTGTGGAGTTCCCCggcagctccccccccccccaccatggcATGCTTAGAGCTAAggttgtggggtgggggtgggggagtgtccTGTGGGGTCTGGTCAGGGGTGTGAGGGGCCTCGTGtatactccccccaccccagagcccTGTTTTATCGGTACTGTTACCTGAAACATGATGGTTTCGACAACATCTACATCACCGGCCGGTTCCTACGCATGGAGGATGTCCGCTCCGAGGCGGGGTTGCCCACAGTGCTGCCCCTCAGTGGCCACGAGACTAGCAACTACATCCAACCAAGTGAGGGTCCTGAGGGCAGGAGGAGTAGGGGCTCCGAGGGAGGCCAGGGCTTTCCCAgccccactgcccccaccctaAACCCTGTGCTCCAGCTGAGGAGGAGACAGAGCCCAGTCCTTGGGGAGCCCTAAGTCTGAAAAGGGACAGAGCAGAGAACCAAGACAGAGATAGAAGGGGCAGATGCTgtcaggaaagagggaaggataGGTGGGGAGTGGATACAGAGCAAGGGAGGTCAAGTGAGGAAGTCTTCCGGGGCAAGGAGGACAGAAGTGAGGATGTGCTGACGTGGGGGAGATGCAGCCTAGGTGGGAGGACCGTCTGTGCCAGGTGGGTGGCTGGGTAAGGGGATCAGGGATGCCCCGGAAGGGTTCCtggagcctgggggtgggggtgggtctcTGGGGCCAGGCAGAGATGCTAGATCAGCACCTCTAGCCACAGGGCCCACCTGCCCTGAAAGAGTCCTTTCTACCCTTGCCCATGGGTCCCTTCAGTTTTTCAGGTGAGCAGAGACCTAGGCTCGGTCAGGGTCAGGAGCCCTCTCCGGGAGCTGTGGTCTGGCGTGGGGGAGAATTGAGGAGCATCTCCCTGACTTTCCCACTCCCACGCAGGCTCCATCTTCTTGTCTCGATGGGAGCGTATTTTTTACGTCCTGGGGATCTTCAGCCTTATCCAGCACCTCCTCCTTGCTCTGCTCCTGGTCTTCCTGGACTATGCTGTTTTCTGGGTGCTCGATCTGGCCCGGCACCATTTGCAGGGGGAGATTGTTGCCCGCAGTAAGCAccgacccccacccctgccccgctGCAGTCCCTTGCCCTGCTCCTGCATCCTGCCCGTCCTCTCCTGAGCTTCATCTCCCACCCTCATTCCTGGGGACTGCCCAAATATCCCCATGTCACTGTCACTCATCAGCCCCTGACTTTGCCCCTCTTCCAACCCGGTCTTCTGCCTAATACCACCTGTTTCCAGTTCAAGGTTATCACCTAGCAAAGTAGTTAAAAACACAAGCTCTAGAGTCAGACtgacctgggttcaaaccccagctctcCCAGCTCTGCCCATTACCAGGTGGTGATCTTAAgtaagttgcttaacctctcagagcttcagtttcctcacttgaaCAGTGGGGTAATGATGGTAGCAACCCCTCTGGGCCTCTGCAAGGAGGAAATGAGCTCATGTGTGTAAGTAAGTAAATGAGAACCTGGTAGACCATTGATTGGGAATGTGCCATGAACCAAGGGATATAATTAATTCTGTGTACCAGCGGTCCcatgaaaaagtaaaacaaacagaaGCAACCAAGCACCTCCTCTAGTGCCCCGTTACTCAGTTAGTGCTCtgcaaatgctttaaaataagtGCTTCTGGGTGGTCATGGAGGCGGGGGATGGATTCACAGACCATTAAGCTCACCTCAGGTGTTGTGGCCTGCACAGGCAGACCAAGCACCCATACCACCCAGCTGGACCACGGGGCCAGGACAGGTGCCACAGCACCATGTGGGTGCCTTGAGCATCAAAGGCCCTGGCTGGGGACATCCCTAGGGCCTGCACTGCCCTACTTTCCAGGAAGCTGTGGCCTTTCCTGCTTGCTGGAGTGGGCAACTGCCATGGCATCTCTCACTCAGTATCTTTGCACCAGGCCCCGTGATAATGTCCATATCCGTGGAAGGGACGGGCTTTACTGGGAATATTTACCGTGACTTGGTATCGGCATTTGATGTCCTGCAACAAGGCAACATCAGCATCTTGTCCCGGCGCTGCCTCTTGCATCCCTCGGAGCCTGACTCCAGCAGTTACATAGCCATTGGTATCGACTGCACCCCTGAGGGCACGGGGGGGAAGGGCACTGTTCAGGGCACAAGGGCACaggctgctgggggtgggggcggacCTGGGGCGCAGCTGCTGCCTGGTGCTCGCCCCCCCAGCAATGTTTGCTGTGCCTGCTGTGCTCCCAGGCATCATGTATGGCCTGTGCTTCTTCATCACTCTGCTCGGCAACTACGTCAGTCGGCTGCGGCGGGTCATCTGTGCCTCCTACTACCCATCCCGGGAGCAGGTGAGGGGTCTGTGATGGGCAGCCCgtccctgtcccctccccaggATGCCAAGCGAGTGGCCTTCTATCTTGGCTTTGGGGAACTGGGAGTCCTCCAGCAGGCCCAGCCCTCTCGTCTCTGGTTGGACCCCAGATGGGGCAGGAAGAAATAGCGCCCCTTGGGGCAGGGCTTCCTGAGACAGAGTTTGCTTCCTGAGTGCTGTTAAAATCATCTGGGAGGGAGGGCATGGTGTTGGCATGGCAGGGTGTGAATGGGAACTTGCCCTCTGTTAACGTTTTTACTAACCATTTCCTGAGCATCTACTGTATGCCAGTCACCATGCTGGGCTCCAAGGACACGAGGACGAACCAGACACAGTCTGGAGCTCACAGGCTCAGGGCAGGTCagacaggctttttttttaaaaaaaaaaatcaaggtgaaaTTCATAGAACATAAAAGTAACCATttaaaagtgaacaattcagtggcatgcCAGACAGGCTTTTAACAAGAGGTTAccatttttaaagtggttttattAAGGAATGGATAAAGTGCTATGGAAACCCAGAGGAGGAGTGGGGATGGGTGcagagggcattccaggcagatggAACAGTGTGAGctgagggaaggaggagaaactCAAACCTTGCTGACGATAACGACTTGCCTTCAAGATCACCCTTTGCCTGAATACCACCcaaaagccaataaatttccttgttaaaataattataataaaataaagaaggatCCCATTCTTGATCTCCCATCGACCAGGAGAGGATCGCCTACCTGTACAACCTACTTCTGAGTCGCAGAACAAACCTGCCAGCTGCCCTGCACCGAGCAGCAAGGCGGCGGGCAGCTGACCAGGGCCAGATGAATGTCCTCCGTATGCTGGCCAAGTGGTGAGCCCACCATCCTTCCCGCACATTCCTTCTGGGGGTGAGGTGAGAAGGGACAGAAAAAGAGCCAGAGGTCAGAATGGATCACAGTCTTCCCAAAGTGTTAAGAGATGTGGTTGAAAAGGGTACCCAGTCCATGCCATTCATGCCTTGAAAGAATTAGAGATGAGAATTCTTAGAGCTGGGAGTGAAGGGAGGAGGACAGGGCAACAGAGAGGCAATAATCCGAGGGGTGGAGGTTAGAGACTGCAGGAAGGTCTACCTGTTATTTGGAGGTTGATGCTGGagagtggggtggtggtggtggtggtggctggcTGTATTGGTCTGCTCAGGGTCTGGGGACCCTCTCTGCAGGTGCCCCTTCCTGGCTCCGCTCCTCAGCTACTTTCAGCTGCGCCAGGCCTACTGCCTGGGCTGTGGGCAACCCCAGGATGAAGGAGACACAGAGAGTTTTGTGTCCTGCAGTACCCCGGGCTGCCGAGGTTAGACCCCTGGGGAGTGCGCCTCTCCCTGCATATGACAATCAACTGTAGTGCTGCCCTTATGGACTCCTATACTTCACCTTTAGCACCCCACCCTTCATTACTATGCATGTTTTCATTTACATACCCCTCCCCCAAACTAATTTTCTCCGTGCTTGCCTTAATTCTCCTGTGTGCTGACAGGATTCATACACAAGTGGCATTGCAGCCCTTCCCAGTGGGCACCGCTTGACAGGGTGGGGGAGAATAGCAGAGGCAGAGGAAGCCTGAGGGCACAGTAGGTGGTGGGGGGTGATGGGGGTGGCAAGACGGGTAAGCTCACATTCACCTCCTTCCCTCCTGGCCTCTCCAGGTCTCTTTTGCCCCACCTGCTTCTCCCTCCTGGACAACACCTGCTCTGTGTGTGCATCTTCCCTTTCCTACCAGGGGGACCTGGAGCTGGAGCAGTGAGTCTTCCAGAGACATGGAGTGGCTGGAGTCTGTGGGGCTGTGGGGGTGGCCACCCCTTCCCCAGGACCTCTCTGGGCCACTGAGATGGGAGGCTTCTACAGGGACTCCAGTGACGAGGAGGGCCCCCAGCTGCAGCTGGCTGCAGCTCAATGGCAGGACCCTGAGAAAGA from Choloepus didactylus isolate mChoDid1 chromosome 2, mChoDid1.pri, whole genome shotgun sequence encodes the following:
- the DCST2 gene encoding DC-STAMP domain-containing protein 2; the encoded protein is MPNVLKNVLPTLGVEEPSMVQSVVRSLGGFALGLSLATAYGLLELLAMGHSPWSCLVGTLTLAAFLSLGLGFSRQVRVTVFLLLPQAFSRQGRTLLLVAAFGLVLLGPCANTLRNFTRASEAVACGAELALNQTTEVLQRVKQPLVSALNKIKAIAQKAKMVADRIRKFFRSIIDGVKHIARALRNVWYWLVHIGEVCNAELGSPYSKCARIFDDAKDNCMKVIPQAYHLCYVLMPFKLALCGLASVAQVFCIIPRYIQPFLRKTIGTPVKKLINRVRREFEFNMTATHRFSVNLNASRSLSQVAVDLHEAVSMKLYHIREALAVMGYTTPLLITFLYLEALFYRYCYLKHDGFDNIYITGRFLRMEDVRSEAGLPTVLPLSGHETSNYIQPSSIFLSRWERIFYVLGIFSLIQHLLLALLLVFLDYAVFWVLDLARHHLQGEIVARSPVIMSISVEGTGFTGNIYRDLVSAFDVLQQGNISILSRRCLLHPSEPDSSSYIAIGIMYGLCFFITLLGNYVSRLRRVICASYYPSREQERIAYLYNLLLSRRTNLPAALHRAARRRAADQGQMNVLRMLAKWCPFLAPLLSYFQLRQAYCLGCGQPQDEGDTESFVSCSTPGCRGLFCPTCFSLLDNTCSVCASSLSYQGDLELEQDSSDEEGPQLQLAAAQWQDPEKEWLLQQQVQEVLDRIPPLDSSSESSSKLDEENEPLQGQEPLPDSTPMLP